In Tenrec ecaudatus isolate mTenEca1 chromosome 5, mTenEca1.hap1, whole genome shotgun sequence, the following are encoded in one genomic region:
- the CCN3 gene encoding CCN family member 3 isoform X2, which translates to MPSAPRLSLCLPKQRLRLAFLLLHSLGQVAWTQHCPSPCPERCATSAPPACAPGVPAVLDGCACCLVCAGQRGESCSDLQPCEESSGLYCDRSADPSAQTGICMVLEGDNCVFDGVIYRSGETFQPSCKYQCTCRDGQIGCVPRCNHDLLLPRPDCPAPRKVEVPGECCEKWICDPDEDGGLGGLALPAYRPEATLGVEVSDSSSNCIEQTTEWSACSRSCGMGFSTRVTNRNRQCEMVKQTQLCLVRPCDQEPEKPTDKRGKRCLRTRKSLKAMHLQFKNCTSVHTYKPRFCGVCSDGRCCTPHNTKTIQVEFLCFPGQTVKKPVMVIGTCACHTNCPQNNGAFLQELEPSDSRGEM; encoded by the exons ATGCCGAGCGCGCCGCGCTTGAGCCTCTGCCTGCCCAAGCAGCGCCTTCGCCTGGCCTTTCTGCTGCTGCACAGCCTGGGCCAG GTCGCCTGGACTCAGCACTGCCCATCGCCGTGCCCCGAGCGGTGCGCCACCAGCGCGCCGCCGGCCTGCGCGCCCGGAGTGCCCGCCGTGCTGGACGGCTGCGCCTGCTGCCTGGTGTGCGCCGGCCAGCGCGGCGAGAGCTGCTCGGACCTGCAGCCCTGCGAGGAGAGCAGCGGCCTGTACTGCGACCGCAGCGCCGACCCCAGCGCACAGACTGGCATCTGCATGG TGCTGGAGGGAGACAACTGTGTGTTCGACGGGGTCATTTACCGCAGCGGAGAGACCTTCCAGCCGAGTTGCAAGTACCAGTGCACCTGCAGAGATGGGCAGATCGGCTGTGTGCCACGCTGCAACCACGACCTGCTCTTGCCCCGGCCTGACTGCCCTGCTCCAAGAAAAGTTGAGGTGCCTGGGGAATGCTGTGAAAAGTGGATCTGTGACCCCGACGAGGATGGGGGATTGGGAGGCCTCGCCCTACCAG CTTACAGACCAGAGGCCACTCTAGGAGTTGAAGTCTCTGACTCAAGTAGCAACTGCATTGAACAGACCACAGAGTGGAGCGCTTGCTCCAGGAGCTGCGGCATGGGCTTCTCCACTCGAGTCACCAACAGGAATCGGCAGTGTGAGATGGTGAAGCAGACACAGCTCTGCCTGGTGCGTCCCTGCGACCAAGAACCTGAGAAACCAACAGATAAG AGAGGAAAAAGGTGTCTGCGCACCAGGAAGTCACTCAAAGCCATGCACCTGCAGTTCAAGAACTGCACCAGCGTGCACACCTACAAGCCCCGGTTCTGTGGCGTCTGCAGCGATGGTCGGTGCTGCACCCCGCACAACACCAAAACCATCCAGGTGGAGTTCCTGTGCTTCCCAGGACAAACAGTCAAGAAGCCGGTGATGGTCATCGGGACCTGTGCCTGTCACACCAACTGTCCTCAGAACAACGGGGCCTTCCTCCAGGAGCTGGAACCCAGTGACAGCAGAGGGGAGATGTAG
- the CCN3 gene encoding CCN family member 3 isoform X1 produces MPSAPRLSLCLPKQRLRLAFLLLHSLGQVAWTQHCPSPCPERCATSAPPACAPGVPAVLDGCACCLVCAGQRGESCSDLQPCEESSGLYCDRSADPSAQTGICMVLEGDNCVFDGVIYRSGETFQPSCKYQCTCRDGQIGCVPRCNHDLLLPRPDCPAPRKVEVPGECCEKWICDPDEDGGLGGLALPGEKLQVPGGGHRSFCLQDKCRQEGAYRPEATLGVEVSDSSSNCIEQTTEWSACSRSCGMGFSTRVTNRNRQCEMVKQTQLCLVRPCDQEPEKPTDKRGKRCLRTRKSLKAMHLQFKNCTSVHTYKPRFCGVCSDGRCCTPHNTKTIQVEFLCFPGQTVKKPVMVIGTCACHTNCPQNNGAFLQELEPSDSRGEM; encoded by the exons ATGCCGAGCGCGCCGCGCTTGAGCCTCTGCCTGCCCAAGCAGCGCCTTCGCCTGGCCTTTCTGCTGCTGCACAGCCTGGGCCAG GTCGCCTGGACTCAGCACTGCCCATCGCCGTGCCCCGAGCGGTGCGCCACCAGCGCGCCGCCGGCCTGCGCGCCCGGAGTGCCCGCCGTGCTGGACGGCTGCGCCTGCTGCCTGGTGTGCGCCGGCCAGCGCGGCGAGAGCTGCTCGGACCTGCAGCCCTGCGAGGAGAGCAGCGGCCTGTACTGCGACCGCAGCGCCGACCCCAGCGCACAGACTGGCATCTGCATGG TGCTGGAGGGAGACAACTGTGTGTTCGACGGGGTCATTTACCGCAGCGGAGAGACCTTCCAGCCGAGTTGCAAGTACCAGTGCACCTGCAGAGATGGGCAGATCGGCTGTGTGCCACGCTGCAACCACGACCTGCTCTTGCCCCGGCCTGACTGCCCTGCTCCAAGAAAAGTTGAGGTGCCTGGGGAATGCTGTGAAAAGTGGATCTGTGACCCCGACGAGGATGGGGGATTGGGAGGCCTCGCCCTACCAGGTGAGAAGCTCCAGGTGCCTGGAGGTGGACACAGATCCTTCTGCCTACAGGATAAATGCAGGCAGGAGGGAG CTTACAGACCAGAGGCCACTCTAGGAGTTGAAGTCTCTGACTCAAGTAGCAACTGCATTGAACAGACCACAGAGTGGAGCGCTTGCTCCAGGAGCTGCGGCATGGGCTTCTCCACTCGAGTCACCAACAGGAATCGGCAGTGTGAGATGGTGAAGCAGACACAGCTCTGCCTGGTGCGTCCCTGCGACCAAGAACCTGAGAAACCAACAGATAAG AGAGGAAAAAGGTGTCTGCGCACCAGGAAGTCACTCAAAGCCATGCACCTGCAGTTCAAGAACTGCACCAGCGTGCACACCTACAAGCCCCGGTTCTGTGGCGTCTGCAGCGATGGTCGGTGCTGCACCCCGCACAACACCAAAACCATCCAGGTGGAGTTCCTGTGCTTCCCAGGACAAACAGTCAAGAAGCCGGTGATGGTCATCGGGACCTGTGCCTGTCACACCAACTGTCCTCAGAACAACGGGGCCTTCCTCCAGGAGCTGGAACCCAGTGACAGCAGAGGGGAGATGTAG